The nucleotide window GGCGATCGTGCAGCAGGAGGTCTTCGGGCCCGTGCTCACCGTCGAGGCGTTCGCGGACGAGCAGGACGCGGTGACGCGCGCCAACGACACGGTCTATGGTCTCGCTGGCGGCGTCTGGACCAGCGACCTGGCGCGGGCACAGCGGGTGGCGCGGCGGCTGCGGCTGGGGACGGTGTGGATCAACGACTTCCACCCCTACTTCCCGCAGGCACCGTGGGGCGGTTACAAGCGGTCCGGGATCGGCCGCGAGCTCGGTCGCGAGGGGCTGGCCGAGTACGTCGAGACCAAGCACGTTGCCACCAATCTCGCGCCGCAACCGACCGGCTGGTTCGGCACCGGCCGGGGGGCAGGCGCATGAGCGGGCGCTTCGACGTCGTCATCGTCGGCGGCGGCTCGGCCGGCTGCGTGCTGGCCAACCGCCTGACCGCCGACGGCTCGACCCGCGTGCTGGTGCTCGAGGCCGGCCGTGTCGACCACCGGTGGGACGTCTTCGTCCAGATGCCGGCCGCGCTCACGATCCCGATCGGCAACCGGTTCTACGACTGGAAGTACTCCTCCGAGCCCGAGCCGCACATGCACGGCCGGCGCATCTACCACGCGCGGGGCAAGGTGCTCGGCGGTTCGTCCTCGATCAACGGCATGATCTTCCAGCGCGGCAACCCGATGGACTACGACAAGTGGGCCGCGGCACCCGGGATGGACCACTGGGACTACGCGCACTGCCTGCCGTACTTCAAGCGCATGGAGACGTGCACGGCCGGCGCGGACGAGTGGCGCGGCGGCGAAGGGCCGCTGGTCCTCGAACGGGGACCGGCCACCAACCCGTTGTTCGCGGCGTTCTTCGAAGCCGGCCGTCAGGCCGGCTACCCGCTCACGAACGACGTCAACGGCTACCAGCAGGAGGGGTTCGCCCCCTTCGATCGCAACGTCCACCGCGGACGCCGGCTCTCGGCCTCGCGGGCGTACCTGCATCCGGTGCTCGACCGCCCCAACCTGCAGGTCCGGACCCGCGCCCTGGCCGCCCGCGTCCGCTTCGAGGGCACCCGGGCGACCGGCGTCGACTACATCCACCGCGGCCGTCTCCGCCACGTCGAGGCGACCGAGGTGATCCTCTGCGGTGGCGCGATCAACACGCCGCAACTGCTGCAGTTGTCCGGCGTCGGGGATGGCGACCACCTGCGCCCGCTCGGGATCACTCCCGTGCAGCACCTGCCGGGGGTCGGTCAGGGACTGCAGGACCACCTCGAGGTCTACATCCAGTACGCCTCGAAGCAGCCGGTCAGCCTGCAACCGCAGCTGGCGTGGTGGCGGCGACCGTGGATCGGGATGCAGTGGCTGTTCGCGCGCCGGGGCCCGGGGGCGACCAACCACTTCGAGGGCGGTGGCTTCGTCCGCTCCAACGACACGGTCGACTACCCAAACCTCATGTTCCACTTCCTGCCGCTGGCGATCCGCTACGACGGCAGCACGCCGGCCAGGGGGCACGGCTATCAGGTGC belongs to Egicoccus sp. AB-alg6-2 and includes:
- the betA gene encoding choline dehydrogenase, whose amino-acid sequence is MSGRFDVVIVGGGSAGCVLANRLTADGSTRVLVLEAGRVDHRWDVFVQMPAALTIPIGNRFYDWKYSSEPEPHMHGRRIYHARGKVLGGSSSINGMIFQRGNPMDYDKWAAAPGMDHWDYAHCLPYFKRMETCTAGADEWRGGEGPLVLERGPATNPLFAAFFEAGRQAGYPLTNDVNGYQQEGFAPFDRNVHRGRRLSASRAYLHPVLDRPNLQVRTRALAARVRFEGTRATGVDYIHRGRLRHVEATEVILCGGAINTPQLLQLSGVGDGDHLRPLGITPVQHLPGVGQGLQDHLEVYIQYASKQPVSLQPQLAWWRRPWIGMQWLFARRGPGATNHFEGGGFVRSNDTVDYPNLMFHFLPLAIRYDGSTPARGHGYQVHVGPMYSDVRGSVTIRARDPRVHPALRFNYLSTENDRREWIEAVRVARTILGQPALEPFNGGELSPGPEVATDEEILDWVARDAETALHPSCTARMGTDEAAVVDPTSMRVHGVDGLRVVDASVMPSITNGNIYAPVMMIAEKAADLITGTTPLPPQRSNYYRHARDG